A window from Streptomyces subrutilus encodes these proteins:
- a CDS encoding MetQ/NlpA family ABC transporter substrate-binding protein, with protein sequence MRKNIKLTALAATATALTLGLTACGSSSDPSSSKADGGKADESKPLVIAASPSPHADILNFVKDKLAAKEGLKLEVKEFTDYVLPNTATEQGQVDGNYFQHKPYLDDFNKKNGTHIVPVVNVHLEPLGLYSKKVKALTDIKAGQTVAVPNDTTNEGRALQLLAANNLITLKEGVGTSAKLSDITDKKGLEFKELEAATVPRALNDVDAAVINGNYAIEADLSPAKDALILEKAEGNPYANFLAVKDGNQNDPRVQKLAKLLNSDEVKKFIDEKYQGSVVPAFGAPQS encoded by the coding sequence GTGCGCAAGAACATCAAGCTCACCGCCCTCGCCGCCACCGCCACCGCGCTCACCCTCGGCCTCACCGCCTGCGGCAGCTCCTCGGACCCGTCCTCCTCCAAGGCCGACGGCGGCAAGGCCGACGAGAGCAAGCCGCTCGTCATCGCGGCCTCCCCGAGCCCCCACGCCGACATCCTGAACTTCGTCAAGGACAAGCTCGCGGCGAAGGAGGGCCTCAAGCTGGAGGTCAAGGAGTTCACGGACTACGTCCTGCCGAACACCGCCACCGAGCAGGGCCAGGTCGACGGCAACTACTTCCAGCACAAGCCGTACCTCGACGACTTCAACAAGAAGAACGGCACGCACATCGTGCCCGTCGTGAACGTGCACCTGGAGCCCCTCGGCCTGTACTCCAAGAAGGTCAAGGCCCTCACGGACATCAAGGCCGGCCAGACCGTCGCCGTCCCCAACGACACCACCAACGAGGGCCGCGCGCTCCAGCTGCTCGCCGCGAACAACCTGATCACCCTCAAGGAGGGCGTCGGCACCAGCGCCAAGCTGTCCGACATCACCGACAAGAAGGGCCTGGAGTTCAAGGAGCTGGAGGCCGCCACGGTCCCGCGCGCCCTGAACGACGTGGACGCCGCCGTCATCAACGGCAACTACGCCATCGAGGCCGACCTGTCGCCCGCCAAGGACGCCCTGATCCTGGAGAAGGCCGAGGGCAACCCCTACGCCAACTTCCTCGCGGTCAAGGACGGCAACCAGAACGACCCGCGCGTCCAGAAGCTCGCCAAGCTCCTGAACTCCGACGAGGTCAAGAAGTTCATCGACGAGAAGTACCAGGGCTCGGTCGTGCCGGCCTTCGGCGCCCCGCAGTCCTGA
- a CDS encoding methionine ABC transporter permease: MTWSEMQPLLSQGTYDTLYMVLWSTLVTVLGGLPIGILLVLTDKGGVLQNQPLNKVLGVIVNIGRSLPFIILLIFLIPVTTAVVGTFIGPTAMIVPLAIGAIPFFARLVETAVREVDHGLIEAVESMGGSVPTLVGKVLLPQALPSLVAGVTTTVITLVGYSAMAGAVGGEGLGSKAITYGFQRFETGFMVATVVVLIVLVTVIQLIGDGVVRLLARRGRTA; encoded by the coding sequence GTGACCTGGTCCGAAATGCAGCCCCTGCTCAGCCAGGGCACCTACGACACCCTCTACATGGTGCTGTGGTCCACCCTGGTGACCGTCCTGGGCGGACTGCCCATCGGCATCCTGCTCGTCCTCACCGACAAGGGCGGCGTGCTGCAGAACCAGCCGCTCAACAAGGTCCTCGGCGTGATCGTGAACATAGGCCGCTCGCTGCCGTTCATCATCCTGCTGATCTTCCTGATCCCGGTCACCACGGCCGTCGTCGGCACCTTCATCGGCCCCACCGCGATGATCGTCCCGCTCGCCATCGGTGCCATCCCCTTCTTCGCCCGGCTCGTCGAGACGGCCGTCCGCGAGGTGGACCACGGCCTGATCGAGGCCGTCGAGTCCATGGGCGGCTCCGTCCCCACCCTGGTCGGCAAGGTGCTCCTCCCGCAGGCCCTGCCCTCCCTGGTCGCCGGCGTCACCACCACGGTCATCACCCTGGTCGGCTACTCCGCCATGGCGGGCGCCGTCGGCGGCGAGGGCCTCGGCTCCAAGGCCATCACCTACGGCTTCCAGCGCTTCGAGACCGGCTTCATGGTCGCCACCGTCGTGGTCCTCATCGTGCTCGTCACGGTGATCCAGCTGATCGGCGACGGCGTCGTCCGGCTCCTGGCCCGCCGCGGCCGCACCGCCTGA